The Anabrus simplex isolate iqAnaSimp1 chromosome 1, ASM4041472v1, whole genome shotgun sequence genome window below encodes:
- the ZnT86D gene encoding zinc transporter 7-A, whose protein sequence is MLPLTRKDPSRSLGSRIKEKVYGWVRLIFSDRNSRNLFLFLLLNFSFAFVELAYGIWTNSLGLISDSFHMFFDCTGLLAGLAASVITRWRANEKYSYGYVRAEVLAGFVNGLFLLFIAFFIMSEAVERAIEPPEVKHERLFIVSVLGLFVNLVGIYVFQHGHGHSHGGGGGHGHSHSGSSSNHGHSHDHSHTHSHDSGDFNSGNSQIMKGVFLHILADTLGSVGVIVSAVLMQMFGWMIADPICSMFIAILIALSVLALIKESVMILMQRQPAALDHVLPQCYQKVMQLAGVYSVQEPHFWTLCSDVYVGALKLEVSKAADPKYIVSHTHMIFAAVGVKQLYVQLDYAPM, encoded by the coding sequence ATGCTTCCATTAACACGGAAGGATCCCAGCAGGTCGTTAGGGTCCCGCATCAAAGAAAAAGTGTATGGGTGGGTGCGGTTAATTTTCTCGGATAGAAATTCAAGaaatctctttctgttcctcctaCTTAATTTTTCATTTGCATTTGTTGAGTTAGCATATGGCATCTGGACTAACAGCCTGGGCCTTATATCAGATTCGTTCCATATGTTCTTTGACTGTACGGGCTTGTTAGCTGGTCTTGCTGCTTCTGTTATTACAAGATGGCGTGCTAACGAAAAATATTCCTATGGTTACGTCCGAGCAGAAGTTTTGGCGGGTTTTGTAAATGGTCTCTTCCTCCTGTTTATAGCATTCTTTATCATGTCAGAAGCTGTGGAACGTGCAATTGAACCACCAGAAGTCAAACATGAAAGACTCTTCATAGTATCTGTTCTTGGACTGTTTGTCAATTTAGTAGGTATTTATGTTTTCCAGCATGGCCATGGGCATTCACATGGTGGTGGAGGTGGACATGGGCATTCTCATAGTGGAAGTAGTAGCAATCATGGTCATTCTCATGACCACTCACACACTCATAGTCATGACTCCGGAGATTTTAATAGTGGTAATTCGCAAATAATGAAGGGGGTTTTCTTACATATACTTGCAGATACTTTAGGTAGTGTGGGAGTAATTGTGTCTGCTGTCCTAATGCAGATGTTTGGCTGGATGATTGCAGATCCTATATGCTCCATGTTTATAGCTATTTTGATTGCTCTAAGTGTTCTGGCTCTTATTAAAGAGTCTGTCATGATCTTGATGCAGCGTCAACCAGCTGCTCTGGACCATGTTTTACCTCAGTGTTATCAGAAAGTGATGCAGCTGGCAGGTGTATACAGTGTACAAGAACCACACTTTTGGACCCTGTGTAGTGACGTCTACGTTGGTGCACTGAAATTGGAAGTGTCTAAAGCAGCTGATCCAAAGTACATAGTAAGCCACACACACATGATCTTTGCAGCTGTTGGTGTCAAACAGTTGTACGTCCAGCTTGATTATGCCCCCATGTGA